TTTCCTGCAAAGTTCTTCAACCGCAACTCTTTTCGAAAATCCATCGACAATGTTTGTTGCTCTTTCACCTTCGATAATGTTAGAAAATGAATCATTATTAATATTCCCAAGGTTAATAATCCCTTCACCATCTAAACAACAAGGAATAACTGTTCCATTCGCTAAAATACCCGCTTGATTACGAAGTCCATGACAGAATCCTTTCCCATCATCCTCTTCTTCATGTAATGCTGGCCACTGGAATTCATAGTCTTGATTAATAAAGACACGTTCTGCAATTTTTATACCTTTTCCTGGTGTAAGCTTCTCTTCAATTTGATAAGATAGATCAAATTCATTTTCAATTATAGATAATAACTCTCTATTTTTCTGGATTTCAGCATTTGTTTTATTATCCTGAGTTAAATTCCATAACCTTAACGATACAATTAAATCTGATTGACTTGTCGCTTCCCTAATGAAGGAAAGTATACTCCTTACATAGCCCTCTTTATCTTGCGAACCTGGATGTCCATCAAAACTATGCAGTGAAAAATTCATTTGTCTTAACGCAGGTTTATTTAACAGCCTATGTCTTCTCTTATTAATTAACGTTCCGTTCGTTGTAATATTAACTTTAAACCCTTTTTCATGACTTAAGTCTAATAGTTGATCTATTTTCGGGTGGAGCAACGGCTCACCCTTCACGTGCAAATAAATGTAGTCTGTGTGAGGTTTAATTTGGTCTAATCTTTTAGCAAAATCCTCCACAGAAATGAATTGCTTCTGCCTTTCCGTCGGCGGACAAAAGCTACACGCAAGATTACATACACTCGTAATCTCCAAGTAAAACTTCTTAAACTTCTTCACC
This genomic interval from Bacillus thuringiensis contains the following:
- a CDS encoding radical SAM/SPASM domain-containing protein, which translates into the protein MKKFKKFYLEITSVCNLACSFCPPTERQKQFISVEDFAKRLDQIKPHTDYIYLHVKGEPLLHPKIDQLLDLSHEKGFKVNITTNGTLINKRRHRLLNKPALRQMNFSLHSFDGHPGSQDKEGYVRSILSFIREATSQSDLIVSLRLWNLTQDNKTNAEIQKNRELLSIIENEFDLSYQIEEKLTPGKGIKIAERVFINQDYEFQWPALHEEEDDGKGFCHGLRNQAGILANGTVIPCCLDGEGIINLGNINNDSFSNIIEGERATNIVDGFSKRVAVEELCRKCGYRKRFGK